The following proteins are encoded in a genomic region of Pirellulales bacterium:
- a CDS encoding LL-diaminopimelate aminotransferase has translation MSDPYFQTLFAERIGGANYGKGTEIYKFEKIKRAKRKALAEHPERKLVDFGIGENDELAPESIRAVMAREINQPANRGYADNGIAEFKEAAARLMKRRFGVELDPATEVNHCIGSKTALAMLPAAFINPGDVTLMTVPGYPVAGTHTKYYGGEVHRLPLKAENGFLPDLESIPADIKRRAKLLVLNYPNSPTGRVATRDFYAHVIDFAKKNNIVVVQDAAHIFLTYEGEPLSFLSVPGAKDVGVEVHSLSKGYHMIGWRMGWVCGHPKIVQAFADIKDNSDSGQFIAVQKAAAAALDDDKITQQVRTKYERRLRKLVDVLTRCGFECKMPGGTYFLYTRSPKGIKNGPQFETAEAASQYLITEHSICTVPWDDAGAYLRFSVTYEAPDEAAEDALMAETEKRLRHIQPVF, from the coding sequence GTGCCAATTACGGCAAGGGCACCGAGATCTACAAGTTCGAGAAGATCAAGCGCGCCAAGCGCAAGGCCCTGGCCGAGCATCCCGAGCGGAAGCTGGTCGACTTCGGCATCGGCGAAAACGACGAGCTGGCGCCCGAGTCGATCCGCGCCGTGATGGCTCGCGAGATCAATCAGCCGGCCAATCGTGGCTATGCCGACAACGGCATCGCGGAGTTCAAAGAAGCGGCGGCCCGGCTGATGAAGCGGCGCTTCGGCGTCGAACTCGATCCGGCGACCGAGGTGAACCACTGCATCGGCTCGAAGACGGCCCTGGCGATGTTGCCGGCGGCGTTCATCAACCCGGGCGATGTGACGCTGATGACCGTGCCCGGTTATCCGGTGGCGGGCACGCACACGAAATACTACGGCGGCGAAGTGCATCGCCTGCCGCTAAAGGCCGAGAATGGTTTTCTGCCCGACCTGGAATCGATCCCGGCCGACATCAAGCGGCGCGCCAAGCTGTTGGTGCTCAACTATCCCAACAGCCCGACCGGCCGCGTGGCGACGCGCGACTTTTACGCGCACGTGATCGATTTCGCCAAGAAGAACAACATCGTCGTCGTGCAGGACGCGGCGCATATCTTCCTGACGTACGAGGGGGAACCGCTGAGTTTCCTTTCGGTGCCCGGCGCCAAGGACGTAGGCGTCGAGGTGCATTCGCTGTCGAAGGGCTACCACATGATCGGCTGGCGGATGGGCTGGGTCTGCGGCCATCCGAAAATCGTGCAAGCCTTTGCCGACATCAAGGACAACAGCGACTCGGGCCAGTTCATCGCCGTTCAAAAGGCGGCGGCTGCCGCGCTCGACGACGACAAGATCACGCAGCAAGTCCGCACCAAATACGAGCGCCGCTTGCGCAAGCTGGTCGACGTGCTCACGCGCTGCGGATTCGAGTGCAAGATGCCGGGCGGGACGTATTTTCTGTACACGCGCAGTCCGAAGGGAATCAAGAACGGCCCACAATTCGAGACGGCCGAAGCCGCGAGCCAATACCTGATCACCGAGCATTCGATCTGCACGGTCCCCTGGGACGACGCGGGCGCGTACTTGCGGTTCTCGGTCACGTACGAAGCCCCGGACGAAGCGGCCGAAGACGCACTGATGGCCGAAACGGAAAAACGCCTGCGTCATATCCAGCCGGTGTTTTGA